One Pseudodesulfovibrio alkaliphilus DNA segment encodes these proteins:
- a CDS encoding OmpP1/FadL family transporter, translated as MKRAVVAVCCNLVLCLLATSVHAGGFALYEWSNRGVAMGTTGYAIAGDASVIATNPALMTKLEGSHALAGAVLISPQSTVMVDGQKNKTKANIYTVPHAYYTRQSESNERVWLGVGMFTRFGLGTHYKSNWSGKDTLQYVDLESVSLNPTVAFKFTDQLSVAGGIEILRGGIKQKSEPGASVVSADTIGYAIGGNLGVHYQVDDQWSVGLAWRSSMDMQTEGKGEHPLGGTTSTGQSIWANLPASYVVGIGYQPAENWSWEFDIVHTRWEAFDTMSYSAPINTVKTYDYKNTWRFQLGTEYWATDWLAVRFGYVYDQTPTRSGYSSFMLPCNDRQLYSTGLGFRHDAWTVDWAFMYVKAKERKNLRIANAAVPGTYYNVDFKDGKTWITGLSVGYAF; from the coding sequence ATGAAACGTGCAGTCGTTGCTGTCTGCTGTAATCTCGTGTTGTGTCTTTTGGCCACCAGCGTTCATGCCGGTGGTTTTGCCTTGTACGAGTGGAGCAACCGGGGCGTGGCCATGGGCACCACCGGGTACGCCATCGCCGGGGATGCCTCGGTCATCGCCACCAACCCGGCGCTGATGACCAAGCTTGAGGGCTCCCACGCATTGGCCGGTGCGGTGCTCATCTCGCCCCAGTCCACCGTGATGGTGGACGGCCAGAAGAACAAGACCAAGGCCAATATCTACACCGTTCCCCATGCCTATTACACTCGCCAGTCGGAATCCAACGAGAGAGTCTGGCTCGGGGTCGGCATGTTCACCCGTTTCGGGCTGGGCACTCACTATAAGAGCAACTGGTCCGGCAAGGACACGCTTCAATATGTGGACCTTGAGTCCGTATCGCTCAACCCCACCGTTGCCTTCAAGTTTACTGACCAGCTTTCCGTCGCTGGCGGCATCGAGATCCTCAGGGGCGGCATCAAGCAGAAAAGCGAACCCGGGGCCAGCGTCGTTAGCGCCGACACCATCGGTTATGCGATAGGCGGCAACCTCGGCGTCCACTATCAGGTGGACGACCAGTGGTCCGTGGGGCTTGCCTGGCGTTCGTCCATGGATATGCAGACCGAGGGAAAAGGGGAGCACCCGCTTGGGGGGACGACTTCCACAGGGCAGAGCATCTGGGCCAATCTCCCCGCCAGTTATGTGGTTGGCATCGGCTATCAGCCCGCGGAGAACTGGTCCTGGGAGTTCGACATTGTCCACACCCGCTGGGAGGCTTTTGACACCATGAGCTACAGCGCCCCCATCAATACGGTGAAGACCTACGACTACAAGAATACCTGGCGGTTCCAGCTCGGTACCGAATACTGGGCCACCGACTGGCTGGCCGTTCGGTTCGGCTATGTGTACGATCAGACGCCGACCCGGTCGGGCTATTCGTCCTTCATGCTGCCGTGCAACGACCGCCAGCTCTACTCCACGGGTCTCGGCTTCAGGCACGACGCGTGGACCGTGGACTGGGCCTTCATGTATGTGAAAGCCAAGGAGCGCAAGAATCTCAGGATTGCGAATGCAGCTGTCCCAGGTACTTACTACAATGTCGATTTCAAGGACGGCAAGACCTGGATCACCGGCCTTTCCGTGGGCTACGCCTTTTAG
- a CDS encoding DUF4198 domain-containing protein, with protein sequence MKTRLILAATTLIVFMASAAFAHFGMLIPDSDEVNQEKKTVNLTLSFSHPFEMEGMELEKPAAFFVVANGEEKTDLLGTLKPAKVMGHSAWTASYTPREPGLYAFVFDPLPYKEDAENNYIRHITKVVIDAYGEGEDWHMPLGLKTEIVPLTRPFGNYAGNVFQGVVMLDGEPAPYTRVEVEYFNADGKRTAPSERMITQEVIADGNGVFTFVCPWKGWWGFAGLNDDAEPYKGRDLELGAVIWVLMQ encoded by the coding sequence ATGAAGACACGGCTGATTCTTGCTGCTACGACTCTTATTGTATTCATGGCCAGCGCGGCTTTTGCCCATTTCGGGATGCTCATTCCCGATAGCGACGAGGTGAACCAGGAGAAGAAAACGGTCAACCTGACCCTGTCCTTCTCCCATCCCTTCGAGATGGAGGGCATGGAGCTTGAGAAGCCCGCAGCCTTCTTCGTGGTGGCCAACGGCGAGGAGAAGACCGATCTGCTCGGCACCCTCAAGCCAGCCAAGGTCATGGGCCACTCGGCCTGGACCGCGTCCTACACCCCGCGTGAGCCGGGGCTGTACGCCTTTGTCTTTGATCCGCTCCCCTACAAGGAGGACGCGGAGAACAACTACATCCGCCATATCACCAAGGTGGTTATCGATGCCTACGGCGAGGGCGAGGACTGGCACATGCCCCTGGGCCTGAAGACCGAGATCGTGCCCCTGACCCGGCCCTTTGGCAACTACGCGGGCAACGTCTTCCAGGGCGTGGTCATGCTTGATGGCGAGCCCGCGCCCTACACCCGCGTGGAGGTTGAATACTTCAACGCCGACGGCAAGCGCACCGCGCCGAGCGAGCGGATGATCACCCAGGAAGTGATTGCCGACGGCAACGGTGTGTTCACCTTTGTCTGCCCCTGGAAGGGGTGGTGGGGATTTGCCGGGCTCAATGATGACGCCGAGCCTTACAAGGGCCGCGACCTGGAGCTTGGGGCGGTCATCTGGGTGCTGATGCAGTAA
- a CDS encoding energy-coupling factor ABC transporter ATP-binding protein, giving the protein MITVTDLDYAYPGGQEALRGVSLSIAPGMLVGLVGANGSGKSTLMALMAGLYSPVSGSVTVDGCSSPGQGRAVRAKCRLVMQDADLQMLGATVEEDLLLGRGRTEATVARARELARRFSLLTAWERPVQTLSWGMKRKVCLAAALLDDPLVLLLDEPFSGLDYPGMREMRGLLRENRAAGLTQVVSSHDLECFIDLVDQLVVLDAGRLALDGPPVAVLDRVSGHGVRPPCSWSAGLGVRCWDGESS; this is encoded by the coding sequence ATGATAACCGTGACCGATCTCGATTATGCCTATCCGGGAGGGCAGGAGGCGCTTCGCGGTGTGTCCCTGTCCATTGCCCCGGGGATGCTGGTCGGCCTTGTGGGTGCCAACGGCAGCGGCAAGTCCACTCTGATGGCGCTCATGGCCGGACTGTACTCTCCTGTCTCGGGATCGGTGACGGTGGACGGCTGTTCGAGTCCGGGCCAGGGGCGGGCAGTGCGGGCCAAGTGCCGTCTGGTCATGCAGGATGCGGATTTGCAGATGCTCGGCGCCACGGTGGAGGAAGACCTGCTGCTCGGCCGGGGGCGCACGGAGGCGACAGTTGCGCGGGCCAGGGAGCTTGCTCGGCGCTTCTCACTGCTGACAGCCTGGGAGCGGCCGGTGCAGACACTCTCCTGGGGCATGAAGCGCAAGGTCTGCCTGGCTGCGGCCTTGCTGGACGATCCGCTGGTTTTGCTCCTTGACGAACCTTTCAGCGGGCTCGACTACCCGGGCATGCGCGAGATGCGCGGCCTGCTTCGCGAGAACCGTGCGGCGGGCCTGACACAGGTGGTGTCGTCCCATGATCTCGAATGTTTCATAGATCTCGTGGATCAGCTGGTGGTTCTTGACGCGGGCAGACTGGCCCTGGATGGCCCGCCGGTCGCGGTGCTTGATCGGGTAAGCGGCCATGGGGTGCGGCCGCCCTGCTCGTGGAGCGCGGGGCTGGGGGTGCGGTGCTGGGACGGAGAATCCTCGTGA
- a CDS encoding cobalt transporter: protein MIRFAILLRGLDPRLKLGTALVLGPAIWLMGAAQAGVCAVVLLCIVAALASGQTLGARMVRGLLLFVFFWVAAKAGLDAVSGVPWPEVATGAVDLAVRLAALLLLGLSLALSASARALGLAVAWAVRPVVGREYAWKLALSLALMVHFLPMCLVTVSEVRQTVARRCPGCGFFQRMIVIPQAVIRALGQKTWNQTLAVAGRGLDCPHAWEPDFSWSGRDTCCALLAGCAVLWVGCSIFYPS, encoded by the coding sequence GTGATCCGCTTTGCCATCCTGCTGCGCGGGCTTGATCCGAGGCTCAAGCTGGGTACGGCCCTGGTTCTCGGTCCTGCCATTTGGTTGATGGGAGCGGCGCAGGCCGGAGTGTGCGCCGTGGTTTTGCTTTGCATCGTGGCGGCACTTGCTTCAGGACAGACCCTGGGTGCGCGGATGGTGCGCGGCCTGCTGCTTTTTGTGTTTTTTTGGGTGGCGGCCAAGGCCGGGCTTGACGCCGTGTCAGGGGTGCCGTGGCCCGAGGTGGCTACCGGCGCGGTCGATCTCGCCGTGAGGCTGGCCGCGTTGCTGCTGCTTGGCTTGAGTCTTGCCTTGTCGGCCTCGGCCCGTGCCCTGGGATTGGCCGTGGCCTGGGCGGTGCGGCCCGTTGTGGGCCGCGAGTACGCCTGGAAGCTGGCCCTGTCCCTGGCGTTGATGGTTCATTTCCTGCCCATGTGCCTGGTCACGGTGTCTGAAGTCAGACAGACCGTGGCCCGTCGCTGTCCCGGCTGCGGATTTTTTCAGCGCATGATCGTCATTCCCCAGGCCGTTATCCGCGCCCTGGGCCAGAAGACATGGAATCAAACCCTGGCCGTGGCTGGCCGCGGCCTGGACTGCCCCCATGCCTGGGAGCCTGATTTTTCCTGGTCGGGCCGGGACACGTGTTGCGCCCTGCTGGCGGGTTGCGCTGTACTCTGGGTCGGTTGCTCCATATTTTATCCTTCCTGA
- a CDS encoding rhodanese-like domain-containing protein: MTRAMKLMSVDEARTFTESRPPDAYTLLDVRQAWEYGEFHLPGALHIPLSELLDRLGELDRDKPVITYCLAGGRSAAAASLLDGEGFAEVFSMHGGVMAWRGDTAFGPVEFGVIEFSGRETPQEVVLKAYAMEHRLQEFYLLRADLAETLERIELFMELAGFEDQHMDVLFGHYREIMGEPMDRRLFEEVALADPGGVSEGGVSIQHYLDALGDTFDEDQGVLQFASMVEAQALDYYLRCSRRAENPEAREVFGTLAREERAHLKLLARFMDIRAQEG; encoded by the coding sequence ATGACCAGAGCCATGAAGCTGATGAGTGTTGACGAGGCCAGGACGTTTACCGAGAGCCGCCCGCCTGATGCCTACACCCTGCTTGATGTCCGGCAGGCCTGGGAATACGGGGAATTCCATTTGCCCGGTGCGCTGCATATCCCTCTTTCCGAGCTCCTCGACAGGTTGGGGGAACTTGATCGCGACAAGCCTGTCATCACCTACTGTCTGGCCGGTGGCCGGAGCGCCGCAGCGGCTTCGCTTCTGGATGGCGAGGGATTTGCCGAGGTGTTTTCCATGCACGGAGGGGTCATGGCCTGGCGCGGGGATACGGCGTTTGGTCCTGTGGAGTTCGGAGTGATCGAGTTTTCGGGGCGGGAAACCCCGCAGGAGGTGGTTCTCAAGGCATATGCCATGGAGCACAGGCTCCAGGAATTCTATTTATTGCGCGCCGATCTGGCCGAGACCCTGGAGCGCATCGAGCTGTTCATGGAACTGGCCGGATTCGAGGATCAGCATATGGATGTCCTGTTTGGCCACTATCGGGAGATCATGGGCGAACCCATGGATCGCCGCCTGTTTGAGGAGGTGGCCCTGGCCGATCCTGGCGGCGTCAGCGAAGGCGGCGTCTCCATCCAGCATTACCTTGACGCCCTGGGCGACACCTTTGACGAGGACCAGGGAGTGCTCCAGTTCGCCTCCATGGTTGAGGCCCAGGCGCTGGACTACTACCTGCGTTGTTCCAGGCGGGCCGAAAACCCAGAGGCCAGGGAGGTTTTCGGAACCCTGGCACGGGAGGAGCGGGCGCACCTCAAGTTGCTGGCCCGGTTCATGGACATCCGGGCCCAAGAGGGTTAG